The DNA region GGGTAAACTTGTGGGTGGAAACTTGTCAGTGCTATCAGCAATGGTAGGTTCACCTTACCTACCTTCTTGGAACAAAAGCATTCTGTTTGTGGAAGAAGTTGGCGAAGATGTTTATCGTATAGATAGGATGCTGACGCAGTTAAAAACTGCTGGGATACTTAATCAAATTGCTGGCTTTATCTTTGGGCAATGCACTAAATGTAGTCTTGGAGATGAACCGTCATTTACATTAATGCAAGTATTGCAACAACACATACTTCCTTTAGGTATTCCTGCTTGGTACGGTTCAATGATTGGTCATATTAAGGATAAATTTACTTTGCCAATCGGTGTGGAAGTGGAAATAAATGCCGAACTTGGGACAATACGAATGTTAGAGGCAGCTGTTAGCCTTGTGTGAATGAGGCAGGAGGTTGGAATGAAACCAATTCGCAATTCGCAATTGAATCAAGCCAGACACAACGGGCAGAGGGTTTCTATCTACCTTGGGATACAAGGACTGTTCCGCGCCACTTGCAGGCGAGGTTTTAAACTTTCATTTTATAAAAAGTAATTAAATATATTTTTATAACCCACAAGTATGATATAAAACAGTTTTTTAGTATTAATGTATTACTACTTATAAAATTAATCTAAACTAAATTTTGTAAATACTGTGACTAGTTTCTAGCAGTAAATTTTAAAATTAAACTTAGCTAAATTAGTACATACTATTAAACCTAGCTAGTTTGACCTGTTTATTAATACCTTATACTTAAATCAAATATCCTCACATTATTAAATATTTATTTGTTTAAGTTGTAATACTTGCTCCATCACTCTTCTAGAAGACAAAATCTATGCCAAAAGATTGATGAGAAGGAAATTTAAAAATGTCTAAATATTATTAAAGTCCGTAATAAATTTGCAGATAAATATTTAGCTGTACCGCTAAGGAGTAATAAATCTAGTTGCAAAGTAAGCGTTGCAAAAATTGATAATAACAAGGTGTAAACTTTAAAACTGCTCTCATTGCAGAAAATCAGGAGATAATTATGGATACCGAATTACAGCAAGATCAGTATGTCAATACTGCCTCCCCAAACCAGATAGAAGCACTTAAAGGTTCAGAGTCTGGAAACTTGGCAATGTTGCCGCCCGCCTCGGAAAATGAAGAACAATGGCAAAAAATTGGTAGACAGATTTCTATATTTTTGGCAAAAATACCTGAGTACATAGGTAGTTTTTACCAAGAATATAAATTGCTGATTATCAGCTTTGCGTTGCTTGTGATAACAGTTACGGCACTAAGGATTTTTCTAGCGGTACTCAATGCCATAAATGATATTCCCTTAGTTTCTCCATTTCTCCAATTAATTGGACTTGGTTACACAATTTGGTTTGCTTTCCGCTATTTGCTCAAAGATTCAACTCGGCAAGAATTAGCAACAGAGATTCGCTTGCTTAAAAAACAAACTCTAGGCAGAGAAGAATCACAGACTTTAAGCTAACTAAAGTATAGTGGCGGATACAGTGTATCTGAACTTTTGGTCAAGTAAAAAGCTAAGTTTTGCTTGACCATTGTATAAAACTGTAGATTCTTGGTGTTCTTCTCTAACGAGACGCTACGCGTTGGCGGAAGCCTCTCGTAGAAAAGGCGGTTTGATAAATTAAGCTTTTTAGCACTTTTGCGTAAGTCCTATCTTATACCACATCAGCTAAATTAGCCGGAAAAGAAAATGTATGATCAAGACAAATAAATTAGCTTCGCTGACAACAACAGTATTTCTTTCAACATTGCTAACAGTCCCTCTGCTTTCTAGCTGCGGTGGAGGTTCCCAAAATGCTACGCAACCTCCAATTGACGATACTGTTGGGAGAAATTTAAATAATCGCGCTCCCGTAAATCAACCCCAAGCTAGGAGGGGATTAAGTACAGGGCAAAAAGTGGCAATATTGGCAGGAGCTGCTGGACTTTACTACCTCTACAATCAGCGAAAGAATGCCCAAGGAGCAGGAGCGCAGGGGAAATACTACCTTTCTAAGAATGGGCGTGTTTACTATCGAGATGCTCAAAATCGCCCTGTCTGGGTAACACCGCCACAAGAAGGCATTCGTGTTCCAGAGGAGGAAGCACAACAATACCGCGACTTTCAAGGATATAACAACAGTCCCACAGGGCGAGACTTAAGGGGTTTGGGTGCAGGTACTGTTCCGACATATTAATTTTTGTACAGATTATAAATAGATGGCGTTTAACCGTCATTCTATTTTTTTATAGAAACTTTTTCCAGATTTTAAAGTTAATATAGGAATCCGGTTTGATTTGGAGAAAATATACGTAGGATGTGTTAGCACGGAGAGTACGGCATCAAACTCGTGTTCATAGTGCGTTACGAACTCCGTTCTAACACACTCTACAATACTTAA from Nostoc commune NIES-4072 includes:
- a CDS encoding CAAD domain-containing protein, which codes for MDTELQQDQYVNTASPNQIEALKGSESGNLAMLPPASENEEQWQKIGRQISIFLAKIPEYIGSFYQEYKLLIISFALLVITVTALRIFLAVLNAINDIPLVSPFLQLIGLGYTIWFAFRYLLKDSTRQELATEIRLLKKQTLGREESQTLS